The following coding sequences are from one Formosa haliotis window:
- the smpB gene encoding SsrA-binding protein SmpB: MQKKINIQNKKARFLYEILDKYTAGIVLSGTEIKSIRSSKASIAESFCEFNEQGELFVINMTVEEYKYGTHYNHYPKAQRKLLLNKRELKKLEKEVKNSGLTIVPLKLFINEKGYAKLDIALAKGKKLYDKRETIKDRDNKRNLDRVKKIYK; the protein is encoded by the coding sequence ATGCAAAAAAAGATAAACATACAAAATAAGAAAGCTCGTTTTTTATACGAAATCTTAGATAAATATACCGCTGGAATTGTACTTTCTGGCACCGAAATTAAATCGATAAGAAGCAGCAAAGCATCTATTGCTGAAAGCTTTTGTGAATTCAACGAACAAGGCGAATTATTCGTTATAAACATGACTGTTGAAGAATATAAATACGGTACACATTACAACCACTACCCAAAAGCACAACGCAAACTACTTTTAAACAAACGCGAGCTAAAAAAGCTTGAAAAAGAGGTTAAAAATAGCGGACTTACTATTGTACCTTTAAAGTTATTTATTAACGAAAAAGGCTATGCTAAGCTAGATATCGCTCTTGCTAAAGGTAAAAAACTTTACGACAAACGTGAAACCATAAAAGACCGAGATAACAAACGTAATCTAGACCGGGTTAAAAAGATTTACAAATAA
- a CDS encoding patatin-like phospholipase family protein encodes MKLFRAKHQDLKPHELTNVSLVLSGGGARGALHLGVLKAFEEADIQINAISGTSIGSIIGALYAQGLKADELLDLMMKSTFAKIFKFTKRKGGVLHMKAINKLFNIYIPHNSFSDLKIPFYCCVTDLDQGGFKILGPADQVPLQAAVIASSSIPVIFPPVKINNSYYIDGGVFNNLPVEPLREAGFKHIIGIHVNNYKYVPTHNMQSVAERVFTLLIKQSVKANQKMCDFNIDPFLDKTYQTLDFSKTKELYDIGLEAGRNFLKE; translated from the coding sequence ATGAAATTGTTTAGGGCAAAACATCAAGATTTAAAACCCCATGAACTAACAAATGTTTCTCTGGTTTTAAGTGGAGGTGGGGCTCGAGGTGCTCTTCATTTAGGAGTGTTAAAAGCTTTCGAGGAAGCCGATATTCAAATTAATGCCATTTCTGGAACAAGTATAGGTTCTATTATCGGAGCACTGTATGCACAAGGTTTAAAAGCCGATGAGCTTTTAGATCTTATGATGAAAAGTACATTTGCTAAAATATTTAAATTTACCAAAAGAAAAGGTGGGGTTTTGCATATGAAAGCCATCAATAAATTGTTTAATATTTATATTCCTCACAATTCCTTTAGCGACTTAAAAATACCGTTTTACTGTTGTGTTACCGATCTCGATCAGGGCGGTTTTAAAATATTGGGTCCAGCAGATCAAGTTCCTCTACAGGCAGCAGTAATAGCATCATCTTCTATTCCCGTTATTTTTCCACCTGTAAAAATTAATAACAGTTATTATATAGATGGCGGTGTGTTTAATAACTTACCTGTAGAGCCTTTAAGAGAAGCTGGTTTTAAGCATATAATTGGAATACACGTGAATAATTATAAGTATGTACCGACACATAATATGCAGTCTGTTGCCGAACGTGTGTTTACTTTACTTATTAAGCAAAGTGTAAAAGCCAATCAGAAAATGTGCGATTTTAATATTGATCCGTTTTTGGATAAGACTTATCAAACTTTAGATTTTTCAAAAACAAAAGAGCTATACGACATAGGTCTTGAAGCAGGACGGAATTTTTTAAAGGAATAA
- a CDS encoding Gfo/Idh/MocA family protein: MLKAGVLGAGHLGKIHLRLLNQSEKYQLVGFHDADIENAKRVEAETGYKFFATVEELIDAVDVVDIVTPTLSHYDCAKLAIAKGKHIFIEKPITNTVQEAEALRTLVAEYKVKGQVGHVERFNPAFTAIKDLLDKPMFIEAHRLAEFNPRGTDVPVVLDLMIHDIDIILSVVQSKVKHISASGVSVISETPDIANARIEFVNGCVANLTASRISLKNMRKTRFFQRDAYISVDFLEKKCEVVKMKDAPKQPGDFDMILQNAEGVKKQIYFANPDIANNNAILDELETFAHAINTDTKPIVTLHDGTEALRVANMIIDQF, translated from the coding sequence ATGTTAAAAGCTGGAGTTCTTGGTGCTGGTCACCTCGGAAAAATTCATTTAAGACTACTTAATCAATCTGAAAAATACCAATTGGTCGGTTTTCATGATGCAGATATAGAAAATGCTAAACGTGTTGAGGCCGAAACTGGTTATAAATTTTTCGCCACTGTTGAAGAATTAATTGATGCTGTAGATGTTGTAGATATTGTAACTCCCACGCTTTCGCATTACGACTGTGCCAAATTAGCCATAGCAAAAGGAAAACATATTTTTATTGAAAAACCAATTACAAATACGGTTCAAGAAGCAGAAGCACTTAGAACCTTGGTTGCAGAATATAAAGTAAAAGGTCAGGTTGGGCATGTAGAACGTTTTAACCCTGCTTTTACCGCCATAAAAGATTTACTAGACAAACCGATGTTTATTGAAGCCCATCGATTGGCAGAATTTAACCCTAGAGGAACAGATGTTCCTGTGGTACTAGATTTAATGATTCACGACATCGACATTATATTAAGTGTTGTTCAATCTAAAGTTAAACATATTAGTGCGAGTGGAGTTTCTGTAATTAGTGAAACGCCAGATATTGCTAATGCCAGAATTGAATTTGTAAATGGCTGTGTTGCTAACCTTACTGCTAGTAGAATTTCGTTAAAAAACATGCGTAAAACACGGTTCTTTCAGCGCGACGCCTATATTTCTGTCGACTTTTTAGAAAAGAAATGTGAAGTTGTAAAGATGAAAGATGCCCCAAAACAACCTGGCGATTTCGACATGATTTTACAAAATGCCGAAGGGGTAAAAAAACAAATTTATTTTGCAAATCCAGACATAGCAAATAACAATGCCATTTTAGATGAGCTTGAAACTTTTGCACATGCTATAAACACAGATACAAAACCTATTGTAACCTTACACGACGGTACAGAAGCCTTACGTGTTGCCAATATGATTATTGATCAATTTTAA
- a CDS encoding TlpA family protein disulfide reductase, with amino-acid sequence MKKILIAIGALTIFACQETPKNKDYVTLSGKITDQNSDSLVIRSRTFNKTIAVHSDGTFKDTLKVEPGLYNLFDGKESSTIFLKNGYDLNITLDTKEFDETITYTGEGATNNSFLAEKSLVQEKLFDQDFSSMDLETLDAKFNDIEKELTTFYNSKQGIDTTITNQMEKSLKPMLEGTKNYYASNILLKQELTGKPSPLFVDYANVDGSKTSLESLKGKYVYIDVWATWCGPCKAEIPALKALEKEYHDKNITFVSLSVDDDRSHGGSWEKAKESWLAMVADKELSGVQVMAPEGWKSQFVTDYKIKGIPRFILIDPNGTIVDPSAPRPSDDKLKDLFNSLSI; translated from the coding sequence ATGAAAAAAATACTAATAGCAATTGGAGCCCTAACCATTTTTGCTTGTCAAGAAACTCCAAAAAACAAAGATTACGTAACACTTTCAGGAAAAATTACAGATCAAAACAGCGATTCGCTAGTTATTAGAAGTCGTACGTTTAACAAAACCATCGCAGTACATAGTGACGGTACCTTTAAGGACACATTAAAAGTAGAACCTGGCCTTTACAACCTTTTTGATGGTAAAGAATCGTCTACCATATTCCTAAAAAACGGTTACGATTTAAACATCACTCTAGACACTAAAGAATTTGACGAAACCATTACATATACGGGAGAAGGCGCTACAAATAACTCTTTTCTTGCCGAAAAATCTTTAGTTCAAGAAAAACTTTTTGATCAAGATTTCTCTTCTATGGATTTAGAGACACTAGATGCTAAATTTAATGACATAGAAAAAGAATTAACTACGTTTTACAACTCTAAGCAAGGTATAGACACCACCATTACAAACCAAATGGAAAAGAGTCTTAAACCGATGTTAGAGGGAACAAAAAATTACTACGCATCTAACATCCTTTTAAAACAAGAATTGACAGGTAAACCGTCTCCACTTTTTGTTGACTATGCCAATGTAGATGGATCTAAAACATCTCTAGAAAGCTTAAAAGGAAAATACGTTTACATAGATGTTTGGGCAACTTGGTGCGGACCTTGTAAAGCAGAAATCCCTGCATTAAAAGCATTAGAAAAAGAATATCACGATAAAAACATAACCTTTGTAAGCCTATCTGTAGACGACGACAGATCGCATGGTGGGTCTTGGGAAAAAGCTAAAGAGAGCTGGCTAGCTATGGTTGCAGACAAAGAATTATCTGGAGTTCAGGTTATGGCACCAGAAGGTTGGAAATCTCAATTTGTAACTGATTATAAAATTAAAGGAATCCCTAGATTTATTTTAATCGACCCTAATGGTACTATCGTGGATCCTTCTGCTCCTAGACCATCAGACGACAAACTTAAAGACCTATTTAACTCGTTAAGCATCTAA
- the ytxJ gene encoding bacillithiol system redox-active protein YtxJ gives MGLFDKMFGGKSEKVERDLPWKPLVSIGQLEDIKNASNERPQVLFKHSTRCGISRMVLSQFEKDYNNETDVDLYFLDLLQHRDVSNAIAEQFNVYHESPQLLIVKNGIVVKHASHGSINNIDLTTI, from the coding sequence ATGGGTTTATTTGATAAAATGTTTGGTGGTAAATCGGAGAAAGTGGAGCGTGATTTGCCATGGAAACCGTTAGTGAGTATCGGTCAGTTAGAAGATATTAAAAATGCTTCGAATGAGAGACCTCAGGTGTTGTTTAAACATTCTACACGTTGTGGTATTAGTAGAATGGTATTAAGTCAGTTTGAAAAGGACTATAATAATGAAACCGATGTAGATTTATATTTTCTAGACCTTTTGCAGCATAGAGATGTTTCTAATGCTATTGCAGAGCAGTTTAATGTGTATCATGAGTCTCCGCAACTTTTAATTGTTAAAAATGGTATTGTGGTTAAACATGCATCGCATGGAAGTATTAATAATATAGATTTGACTACAATTTAA
- a CDS encoding M61 family metallopeptidase, whose protein sequence is MKSSFRIIIIAFTLALYSCGGTKHSTTKTVDNIKFEVNLLDRSNDTYKVTVTPPALTAENSIFQFASTAPGTYQVMDIGRYVKSFKAFDAKGKELETTQVTTNQFKLSTPEHIAKIEYQISETWDTPVPENNIYLMCGTSIENDHTLINGQAVFGYFKDKQNSPITIKLDYPDTWKVGTALSITSDSLYYAENYDKVVDSPILLGDLTKASMNVEGTNVDIYTYSKTGLITSDQILESMKNMLLSASGFLNGLPVKNYTFLFHFEDKTNGAWEHSYSSEYIYKEDRWENLEEQIVEVAAHEFFHVVTPLNIHSEIVGQFNFITPVPSRHLWLYEGTTEWAAHMMLFRSGLKSIDEYFKTLSQKIMVNANYFKPDVSLEELSLTSYTKEGNKQYGNIYMKGALVAGLLDIKLLELSDGKRGYVDVIKDLSKEYGPNKSFDDATFFKTFVNKTYPEIQGFIDDYIINSKPLPIASYYNLIGVDYNKETNTFSLNESPSAQQLKLRTKWMAPINL, encoded by the coding sequence ATGAAATCGAGTTTCAGAATTATAATTATCGCTTTTACGTTGGCATTATATTCTTGTGGCGGAACCAAACACTCAACAACAAAAACTGTTGATAATATAAAATTCGAGGTTAACCTTTTAGACCGCTCTAACGATACTTATAAAGTCACCGTTACTCCTCCTGCATTAACGGCAGAAAACTCTATCTTTCAGTTTGCTTCTACGGCTCCTGGTACATATCAAGTTATGGATATTGGTAGGTATGTAAAAAGTTTTAAGGCTTTTGATGCTAAAGGCAAAGAATTAGAAACCACGCAAGTAACCACCAATCAGTTTAAATTATCGACCCCAGAGCACATTGCTAAAATAGAATATCAAATTTCTGAAACTTGGGACACTCCTGTTCCCGAGAATAACATTTATTTAATGTGTGGTACATCTATAGAAAACGACCATACGTTAATTAATGGCCAAGCCGTTTTCGGGTATTTTAAGGACAAACAAAACAGCCCCATTACGATAAAATTAGATTATCCAGACACTTGGAAAGTAGGTACAGCTTTATCTATTACTAGCGATAGTTTATATTACGCCGAAAATTATGACAAAGTTGTAGACTCCCCTATTTTACTAGGAGATTTAACTAAGGCATCAATGAACGTTGAAGGCACCAATGTAGATATTTACACCTATTCTAAAACTGGATTAATTACATCGGACCAAATTTTAGAATCCATGAAAAACATGTTGTTATCGGCAAGTGGATTTCTAAATGGCTTACCTGTTAAAAATTACACATTCTTATTTCATTTTGAAGATAAAACTAACGGCGCTTGGGAACATTCATACAGTTCGGAATACATTTACAAGGAAGATAGATGGGAAAATTTAGAAGAACAAATTGTTGAAGTGGCTGCTCATGAATTTTTTCATGTGGTAACCCCTCTAAATATTCACAGTGAAATTGTAGGGCAATTTAATTTTATAACCCCGGTCCCTTCAAGACATTTATGGTTATACGAAGGCACTACAGAATGGGCGGCACATATGATGCTTTTTCGCTCTGGTTTAAAATCGATAGACGAATATTTTAAAACGCTTTCTCAAAAAATAATGGTTAACGCTAATTATTTTAAACCAGATGTGAGCTTAGAAGAATTGTCGCTTACCTCGTACACCAAAGAAGGAAACAAGCAATACGGTAATATTTATATGAAAGGAGCTTTGGTTGCCGGACTTTTAGATATTAAACTCCTAGAACTTTCTGATGGAAAACGGGGTTATGTTGATGTTATTAAAGACCTCTCTAAAGAATATGGCCCAAACAAATCGTTTGACGATGCTACATTTTTTAAAACCTTTGTCAATAAAACCTATCCAGAAATTCAAGGTTTTATCGACGATTATATTATAAACAGCAAACCATTACCAATTGCATCTTATTACAATTTAATTGGTGTAGATTATAATAAAGAAACCAATACATTTTCTTTAAACGAGTCGCCATCAGCGCAACAATTAAAATTAAGAACAAAGTGGATGGCTCCTATAAACCTATAA
- a CDS encoding protein-L-isoaspartate(D-aspartate) O-methyltransferase — MKDTFKHQGLRQQLVNILKQKGISDAAVLQTIGHIPRHLFMDSSFLDHAYQDKAFPIAADQTISQPYTVAFQTELLKITRDAKILEIGTGSGYQTAVLCELGAKVFSIERQLELFKKTSKFLPKLGYRPRKLIFGDGYKGMPEEAPFDGIIVTAGAPFVPTPLLSQLKIGGRLVIPVGDEVQTMTLFVRKGLKEFEKHEFGEFRFVPLLEDKN; from the coding sequence TTGAAAGATACTTTTAAACATCAAGGATTAAGACAACAATTGGTAAATATTTTAAAGCAGAAGGGCATTTCTGATGCTGCTGTGTTACAGACCATAGGGCATATTCCTAGGCATTTATTTATGGATTCTAGTTTTTTAGATCACGCCTATCAAGACAAAGCTTTCCCTATTGCTGCCGACCAAACTATTTCTCAGCCTTACACGGTGGCATTTCAAACAGAATTATTAAAAATTACAAGAGATGCTAAAATTCTAGAAATAGGTACTGGGAGTGGATACCAAACGGCTGTGCTTTGCGAGTTAGGAGCAAAGGTGTTTAGTATTGAGCGTCAATTAGAACTATTTAAAAAGACAAGTAAGTTTTTACCAAAATTGGGGTATCGCCCGAGAAAATTAATTTTTGGCGATGGGTATAAAGGCATGCCAGAAGAAGCTCCTTTTGATGGTATTATCGTTACGGCAGGTGCACCGTTTGTTCCTACACCATTATTGAGTCAGTTAAAAATTGGCGGCCGCTTGGTAATCCCTGTTGGTGATGAAGTACAAACTATGACACTTTTTGTTAGAAAAGGGCTGAAAGAATTTGAAAAACATGAGTTTGGTGAATTTCGTTTTGTACCTTTATTGGAGGACAAAAATTAA
- the clpB gene encoding ATP-dependent chaperone ClpB produces the protein MNFNNYTIKSQEAIQRAQQIAQENGQQNIENEHVFKAISEVDENVLPFILKKLNVNTSILEQAVDKQIESFPKVSGGEIMASRALGTALNDATSIAKKMNDEYVSIEHLIIAIFKSNSKIAQMLKDQGVTEKDLRAAIEELRKGDRVTSQSQEDTYNALNKYAKNLNELAKNGKLDPVIGRDEEIRRILQILSRRTKNNPILVGEPGTGKTAIAEGLAHRIVDGDVPENLKDKQIFALDMGALIAGAKYKGEFEERLKSVIKEVTTSEGDIVLFIDEIHTLVGAGGGQGPMDAANILKPALARGELRAIGATTLDEYQKYFEKDKALERRFQKVMVDEPDTESAISILRGIKEKYETHHKVRIKDEAIIGAVELSERYITNRFLPDKAIDLMDEAASKLRMEINSKPEELDVLDRKIMQLEIEIEAIKREKDEVKLKSLTADLANLKEERNEVNAKWKSEKEVVDNIQAAKLDIENFKLEAERAEREGDYGKVAEIRYGKIKDAQERLDQLQKELSENQSGNSLIKEEVTYDDIAEVVAKWTGIPVTKMVQSEREKLLNLEHELHKRVVGQEEAITAVSDAVRRSRAGLQNPHKPIGTFLFLGTTGVGKTELAKALAEYLFDDESAMTRIDMSEYQERHAVSRLVGAPPGYVGYDEGGQLTEAVRRKPYSVVLLDEVEKAHPDTFNILLQVLDEGRLTDNKGRVADFKNTIIIMTSNMGSQIIQERFEATNDIESAIESAKIDVLAVLKQSVRPEFLNRIDDTIMFTPLSKENIKEIVELQLKGIAKMIGQQGITFDATPEAINYLAEKGYNPEYGARPVKRVIQKEVLNALSKEILSGKVTTDSIILLDAFDDELVFRNQDNLVSEK, from the coding sequence ATGAACTTTAACAATTATACAATAAAATCTCAAGAAGCCATTCAACGTGCGCAACAAATCGCACAAGAAAATGGTCAGCAAAATATAGAAAACGAACATGTATTTAAGGCGATTTCTGAAGTCGATGAAAATGTATTGCCGTTTATTCTAAAGAAATTAAATGTAAATACTTCTATTTTAGAGCAGGCAGTAGACAAACAAATAGAAAGTTTTCCTAAAGTTTCTGGAGGAGAAATTATGGCGTCCAGAGCCCTAGGCACCGCTTTAAACGATGCCACAAGCATTGCAAAAAAAATGAACGATGAATACGTTTCTATCGAACATTTAATTATTGCAATCTTTAAATCGAATAGCAAAATTGCTCAAATGCTAAAAGACCAAGGGGTAACCGAAAAAGACCTGAGAGCAGCCATTGAAGAGCTTAGAAAAGGCGATCGCGTAACCTCGCAAAGTCAAGAAGACACCTACAATGCACTTAATAAATACGCTAAAAATTTAAACGAATTAGCAAAAAACGGAAAATTAGATCCTGTAATTGGTCGTGATGAAGAAATACGAAGAATACTTCAAATCTTATCTAGACGAACAAAAAACAATCCTATTTTAGTAGGTGAACCAGGAACCGGTAAAACTGCTATTGCCGAAGGCTTAGCACACCGTATTGTAGATGGCGATGTCCCAGAAAACCTGAAGGACAAACAAATTTTCGCTCTAGATATGGGAGCCCTAATTGCTGGTGCAAAATATAAGGGAGAGTTTGAAGAACGTTTAAAATCTGTAATTAAGGAAGTAACCACAAGCGAAGGTGATATTGTTCTATTTATAGACGAAATTCACACCCTTGTTGGAGCCGGAGGTGGACAAGGCCCTATGGATGCCGCTAACATTTTAAAACCTGCGCTTGCTCGTGGCGAGCTTCGTGCTATTGGCGCAACAACTTTAGATGAATATCAAAAATATTTTGAAAAAGACAAAGCTCTCGAGCGTCGTTTTCAAAAAGTAATGGTCGATGAGCCTGATACAGAAAGTGCCATTTCAATATTACGAGGAATTAAAGAAAAGTATGAAACTCACCATAAAGTTCGTATTAAAGACGAAGCTATTATTGGTGCGGTAGAATTATCTGAACGTTATATTACCAACCGTTTTTTACCAGATAAAGCCATTGATTTAATGGACGAGGCGGCTTCTAAATTGCGTATGGAAATTAATTCTAAACCAGAAGAACTCGATGTTTTAGATCGTAAAATAATGCAGTTAGAAATTGAAATTGAAGCCATTAAACGTGAAAAGGACGAAGTAAAACTTAAAAGTTTAACTGCCGATTTAGCCAACTTAAAAGAAGAACGCAATGAGGTAAATGCGAAATGGAAAAGCGAAAAAGAAGTTGTAGACAATATTCAAGCTGCAAAATTAGATATCGAAAATTTCAAGCTTGAAGCAGAACGTGCAGAACGCGAAGGAGATTATGGTAAAGTGGCCGAAATTCGTTACGGAAAAATTAAAGATGCCCAAGAACGTTTAGATCAACTTCAAAAAGAATTAAGCGAAAACCAATCTGGAAACTCATTAATTAAAGAAGAAGTAACTTACGACGATATCGCTGAAGTAGTTGCCAAGTGGACTGGTATTCCGGTAACTAAAATGGTTCAAAGTGAACGCGAAAAACTTTTAAACCTAGAACACGAATTACATAAACGTGTTGTGGGACAAGAAGAAGCCATTACAGCTGTTAGTGATGCGGTAAGACGTAGTAGAGCTGGTTTACAAAACCCGCATAAACCAATAGGAACCTTCTTATTCTTAGGAACAACAGGAGTTGGCAAAACCGAATTAGCTAAAGCTTTAGCCGAATATTTGTTTGACGACGAAAGTGCAATGACGCGAATTGATATGAGCGAATACCAAGAACGTCATGCTGTAAGCAGATTAGTTGGAGCGCCTCCGGGATACGTTGGTTACGACGAAGGTGGACAATTAACAGAAGCGGTTAGACGTAAACCATATTCGGTGGTACTTTTAGATGAAGTTGAAAAAGCTCATCCAGATACCTTTAATATTCTATTACAAGTTTTAGACGAAGGACGTTTAACAGACAATAAAGGTCGTGTAGCAGACTTTAAGAACACGATAATCATTATGACCTCAAATATGGGGAGTCAGATTATTCAAGAGCGTTTTGAAGCCACGAATGATATTGAAAGCGCCATAGAATCAGCTAAAATAGATGTATTAGCAGTTTTAAAACAATCGGTAAGACCAGAGTTCTTAAATCGTATAGACGACACGATTATGTTTACGCCATTAAGCAAAGAAAACATAAAAGAGATTGTAGAACTACAACTAAAAGGTATCGCTAAAATGATAGGACAACAAGGCATTACTTTTGATGCCACTCCTGAAGCTATAAACTATTTAGCCGAAAAAGGATACAACCCGGAATATGGTGCAAGACCTGTAAAACGTGTGATACAAAAAGAGGTGCTTAATGCCCTAAGTAAAGAAATCTTATCTGGAAAAGTAACAACAGATAGTATAATTCTGTTAGATGCTTTCGATGATGAATTAGTATTCAGAAATCAAGATAATCTTGTTTCAGAAAAATAA